Proteins encoded within one genomic window of uncultured Sphingopyxis sp.:
- the glyA gene encoding serine hydroxymethyltransferase produces the protein MTTDTLDKPIKSAGYFTDGVGTVDPAVAAAMKHELEREQYQIELIASENIVSKAVLEAQGSVFTNKYAEGYPGRRYYQGCAPSDEVETLAIDRAKQLFDAGFVNVQPHSGAQANGAVMLALTKPGATIMGMSLDAGGHLTHGAPPAMSGKWYNAVQYGVRPDDHLVDFDQVEALAKEHRPSLIIAGGSAYPRTLDFARFRAIADDVGALLMVDMAHFAGLVAGGAHPSPMEHAHVVTTTTHKTLRGPRGGMILTNDEAIAKRINSAVFPGLQGGPLMHVIAAKAVAFGEALRPEFKTYAKATIANAQALANRLKARGADVVAGGTDTHLALIDLRPLGITGRDADEALERSAITCNKNGIPFDPLPPVKTSGIRVGSPAGTTRGFGIAEFEEIGDMVADVLEALRDKGEHGDADVEAEVRGRVRALCERFPIYQG, from the coding sequence ATGACCACAGACACGCTCGACAAGCCCATCAAATCGGCCGGCTATTTCACCGACGGCGTCGGCACCGTCGACCCCGCGGTTGCTGCGGCAATGAAACATGAACTCGAACGCGAGCAATATCAGATCGAACTGATCGCGTCGGAGAATATCGTTTCGAAAGCGGTGCTCGAAGCGCAGGGGTCGGTCTTCACCAACAAATATGCCGAAGGCTATCCGGGCCGTCGCTATTATCAGGGCTGCGCGCCGTCGGACGAGGTCGAAACCCTCGCGATCGACCGTGCGAAGCAGCTGTTCGACGCCGGCTTCGTCAACGTCCAGCCGCATTCGGGCGCGCAGGCGAACGGCGCGGTGATGCTCGCGCTGACCAAGCCCGGCGCGACGATCATGGGCATGAGCCTCGACGCCGGCGGCCACCTGACCCATGGCGCGCCGCCCGCCATGTCAGGCAAATGGTATAATGCCGTGCAATATGGCGTGCGCCCCGACGACCATCTCGTCGATTTCGACCAGGTCGAGGCGCTGGCGAAGGAACATCGCCCCTCGCTGATCATCGCGGGCGGCTCGGCCTATCCGCGCACGCTCGACTTCGCGCGCTTCCGCGCCATCGCCGACGATGTCGGCGCGCTGTTGATGGTCGACATGGCGCATTTCGCCGGTCTCGTTGCGGGCGGCGCGCACCCCTCGCCGATGGAACATGCGCATGTCGTCACGACGACGACGCACAAGACGCTGCGCGGCCCGCGCGGCGGCATGATCCTCACCAATGACGAAGCGATCGCCAAGCGCATCAACTCGGCGGTCTTCCCCGGGCTGCAGGGTGGCCCGCTGATGCACGTCATCGCCGCCAAAGCGGTCGCGTTCGGCGAGGCGCTGCGCCCCGAATTCAAAACCTATGCGAAGGCGACGATCGCCAATGCGCAGGCGCTCGCGAACCGGCTGAAGGCGCGCGGCGCCGACGTCGTCGCGGGCGGCACCGACACGCACCTCGCGCTGATCGACCTGCGCCCGCTCGGCATCACCGGCCGCGACGCCGACGAGGCGCTCGAGCGCAGCGCGATCACCTGCAACAAGAACGGCATTCCCTTCGACCCGCTGCCGCCGGTCAAGACCAGCGGCATCCGCGTCGGATCGCCTGCGGGCACGACGCGCGGCTTCGGCATCGCCGAGTTCGAAGAAATCGGCGACATGGTCGCCGACGTGCTCGAGGCGCTGCGCGACAAGGGCGAGCATGGCGACGCCGATGTCGAGGCGGAGGTCCGCGGCCGCGTCCGCGCGCTGTGCGAACGCTTCCCCATCTATCAGGGATAA
- a CDS encoding YbaB/EbfC family nucleoid-associated protein yields the protein MKSIEEMMKAAQEAAATVQAQMQEAQAKLDSVEVEGVSGGGLVKITATAKGRIKAIHIDDSLIVPADKQMLEDLLAAAFNDAREKADAASNEEMGKMTSGLPLPPGFKLPF from the coding sequence ATGAAATCGATCGAAGAAATGATGAAGGCGGCGCAGGAAGCGGCCGCGACCGTGCAGGCGCAGATGCAGGAGGCGCAGGCGAAGCTCGACAGCGTCGAGGTCGAAGGTGTCTCGGGCGGAGGCCTCGTCAAGATCACCGCGACCGCAAAGGGGCGGATCAAGGCGATCCACATCGACGACAGCCTGATCGTGCCCGCCGACAAGCAGATGCTTGAGGATTTGCTCGCCGCCGCGTTCAACGACGCGCGCGAAAAGGCCGACGCCGCGAGCAACGAGGAAATGGGCAAGATGACGAGCGGCCTGCCGCTGCCGCCGGGGTTCAAGCTGCCGTTTTGA
- a CDS encoding DNA polymerase III subunit gamma/tau codes for MDLPETAPQPSSGPYRVLARKYRPQTFAELIGQDAMVRTLGNAIARDRLAHAFLMTGVRGVGKTSTARLIAKALNCIGPDGQGGPTIDPCGVCEPCRAITEGRHIDVIEMDAASNTGVDDVREIIEAVRYAAVSARYKIYIIDEVHMLSRNAFNALLKTLEEPPPHVKFLFATTEVNKVPVTVLSRCQRFDLRRITPDMLFAHFSAILQKEGVEAEAPAIWLIANAAEGSVRDGLSILDQAIAHADLDGGGKIGADQVRIMLGLSDRTSIAQLMAAILDGDAGGAIDLARGQYALGIEPVAMVRGLMDLTHAITLAKVSRHDDPALAASDRERIGDWAQKLGFAPLNRLWQLLLKGHEEVLRANNPLEHLEMLLLRVIYAASLPDPGELAKLLEKGGVPATPMVAPAAPAGQGDTVAAAPIDAPAAEAPASALTIAQIHQLLEGTGNHQLALQVYDHLEILELEPGLIVHAPAPALDGDFARKLGEALLKETGSRWQVRVGEGDARPSLGQMKAAKLADNDARIRELPVVKAALAAFPDARLVEGDDNRHRSHP; via the coding sequence ATGGACCTGCCCGAGACGGCGCCGCAGCCGTCGTCGGGCCCCTACCGCGTCCTTGCCCGCAAATATCGCCCGCAGACCTTTGCCGAACTGATCGGGCAGGACGCGATGGTGCGCACGCTCGGCAACGCGATCGCGCGCGACCGGCTGGCGCATGCCTTTCTGATGACCGGGGTGCGCGGGGTCGGCAAGACGTCGACCGCGCGCCTGATCGCGAAGGCCTTGAACTGCATCGGCCCCGACGGGCAGGGTGGGCCGACCATCGACCCGTGTGGCGTGTGCGAGCCGTGCCGCGCGATCACCGAAGGGCGCCATATCGACGTGATCGAGATGGACGCCGCGTCGAACACCGGCGTCGACGATGTGCGCGAGATCATCGAGGCAGTGCGCTACGCCGCGGTCTCGGCGCGCTACAAGATCTATATCATCGACGAAGTGCATATGTTGTCGCGCAACGCGTTCAACGCGCTGCTGAAAACACTCGAAGAACCGCCGCCGCACGTCAAATTCCTGTTCGCGACGACCGAGGTCAACAAGGTGCCGGTGACGGTGCTGTCGCGCTGTCAGCGGTTCGACCTCCGCCGCATCACGCCCGACATGCTGTTCGCGCATTTCAGCGCGATTTTGCAGAAGGAGGGCGTCGAGGCCGAGGCGCCGGCGATCTGGCTGATCGCCAATGCCGCCGAGGGTTCGGTGCGCGATGGCCTGTCGATCCTCGATCAGGCGATCGCGCACGCCGACCTCGACGGTGGCGGCAAGATCGGCGCCGATCAGGTGCGCATCATGCTCGGCCTGTCGGACCGCACCTCGATCGCGCAGTTGATGGCGGCGATCCTCGACGGCGATGCGGGCGGGGCAATCGACCTCGCGCGCGGGCAATATGCGCTCGGGATCGAGCCTGTCGCGATGGTGCGCGGGCTGATGGACCTGACGCACGCGATCACGCTCGCCAAAGTGTCGCGCCACGACGATCCCGCGCTTGCTGCATCGGACCGCGAACGCATCGGCGATTGGGCGCAAAAGCTTGGTTTCGCGCCGCTCAACCGCCTCTGGCAGTTGCTACTCAAGGGGCATGAAGAGGTGCTCCGCGCGAATAATCCGCTCGAGCATCTCGAAATGCTGCTGCTGCGCGTGATCTACGCCGCGTCGCTGCCCGATCCGGGCGAGCTTGCGAAGCTGCTCGAAAAGGGTGGCGTCCCGGCGACGCCGATGGTCGCGCCGGCCGCACCCGCGGGGCAAGGCGATACCGTCGCGGCGGCGCCCATCGATGCGCCCGCAGCCGAAGCCCCGGCTTCGGCGCTGACCATCGCGCAGATCCACCAGCTTCTCGAAGGCACGGGAAATCATCAGCTTGCCTTGCAAGTCTACGATCATCTCGAGATTCTCGAACTTGAACCGGGCTTGATCGTCCATGCGCCTGCGCCCGCGCTCGACGGTGATTTCGCGCGTAAGCTCGGCGAGGCGCTGCTCAAGGAGACGGGAAGCCGCTGGCAGGTTCGCGTCGGTGAAGGCGATGCGCGCCCGAGTCTCGGGCAGATGAAGGCGGCGAAGCTCGCCGACAATGACGCGCGGATTCGCGAACTGCCCGTTGTGAAGGCCGCTCTGGCCGCTTTCCCCGATGCGAGGCTTGTCGAAGGCGACGACAATCGCCATAGGTCGCACCCATGA
- a CDS encoding alpha/beta hydrolase, translating into MPDVIFPGPEGRIEGRFSPPPRPRAPVALILHPHPQGGGTMNDRITQAMYKSFVARGFAVLRFNFRGVGRSQGTFDNGIGELSDAASALDWVQSIHPEAQTTWVAGFSFGAWIGMQLLMRRPEIRGFLSVAPPANMYDFSFLAPCPSSGIIVAGGQDEIVPPSAVQKLVDKLRTQKGITIHHDEIPRANHFFEHELDQLMKSLDNYLDMRLAPDSPIR; encoded by the coding sequence ATGCCCGACGTCATTTTCCCCGGCCCCGAGGGCCGCATCGAAGGCCGCTTCTCGCCCCCGCCGCGCCCGCGCGCACCGGTCGCGCTGATCCTCCACCCGCACCCGCAGGGCGGCGGCACGATGAACGACCGCATCACGCAGGCGATGTACAAGAGCTTCGTCGCGCGCGGCTTCGCGGTGCTGCGCTTCAACTTCCGCGGCGTCGGCCGCAGCCAGGGCACGTTCGACAATGGCATCGGCGAACTCTCCGACGCCGCTTCGGCGCTCGACTGGGTCCAGTCGATCCACCCCGAGGCGCAGACCACCTGGGTCGCGGGTTTCAGCTTCGGCGCGTGGATCGGCATGCAGCTTTTGATGCGCCGCCCCGAAATCCGCGGCTTCCTGTCGGTCGCGCCGCCGGCGAACATGTACGACTTCAGCTTCCTCGCCCCCTGCCCCTCGTCGGGCATCATCGTCGCGGGCGGGCAGGACGAGATCGTGCCGCCGAGCGCGGTGCAGAAGCTGGTCGACAAGCTGCGCACGCAAAAGGGCATCACGATCCATCACGACGAGATCCCGCGCGCGAACCATTTCTTCGAGCATGAGCTCGATCAGCTGATGAAGTCGCTCGATAATTACCTCGATATGCGGCTCGCCCCCGATTCGCCGATCCGCTGA
- a CDS encoding aminotransferase class V-fold PLP-dependent enzyme — translation MIYLDYQATTPLAPEAREAMLRWLEGPGEEDGFANPSSTHKAGRAAAAAVEVARDQVAALLPPGGRVFFTSGATEALNWALLRGAEAMPGGVAGLSIEHAASLQCLERLNAAILPVDGEGLALPPGDALIPENGIVATMLVNNEVGTIQPVVDFAAAAHARNSLLLCDAVQGYGRVAIPDGPDLITISAHKIHGPKGIGALWVRDGVDLPPLMFGGAQEQGMRSGTVSPALCAGFGAAAALAAERFDKDAEHVERLWSLARDLLPEWTLNGAESPRYHGNLNVRREGVNGLRLMSDARDVAFSLGSACGSGSGKVSHVLRAMGVSEADARASIRLGWGRYTSEQELRDGLSAIRAAARLQGVN, via the coding sequence ATGATTTACCTCGATTACCAAGCCACGACGCCGCTCGCTCCGGAAGCGCGCGAGGCGATGTTGCGCTGGCTCGAAGGGCCCGGGGAGGAGGATGGTTTCGCCAACCCGTCGAGCACGCACAAGGCGGGCCGGGCTGCCGCCGCGGCGGTCGAAGTGGCGCGCGATCAGGTCGCGGCGCTGCTGCCCCCGGGCGGGCGGGTCTTCTTCACCTCGGGCGCGACCGAGGCACTCAACTGGGCGCTGCTGCGCGGCGCCGAGGCGATGCCGGGCGGCGTCGCGGGGCTCAGCATCGAACATGCCGCGTCGCTCCAGTGCCTCGAGCGGCTGAATGCCGCGATCCTGCCGGTCGATGGCGAGGGGCTGGCCTTGCCGCCCGGCGACGCACTGATCCCCGAGAACGGCATTGTCGCGACGATGCTGGTGAACAACGAGGTGGGGACGATCCAGCCCGTCGTCGACTTCGCCGCTGCCGCCCATGCCAGGAACAGCCTGCTGCTCTGCGACGCGGTGCAGGGCTATGGCCGCGTCGCGATTCCCGACGGGCCCGACCTCATTACGATCTCCGCACACAAGATTCACGGGCCGAAGGGCATCGGTGCGCTGTGGGTCAGGGACGGCGTCGACCTGCCGCCGCTGATGTTCGGCGGCGCGCAGGAGCAGGGGATGCGCTCGGGCACCGTTTCGCCGGCGCTGTGCGCGGGTTTCGGCGCCGCCGCCGCGCTCGCCGCCGAACGCTTCGACAAGGACGCCGAGCATGTCGAACGGCTCTGGTCGCTTGCGCGCGACCTGCTCCCCGAATGGACGCTCAACGGCGCCGAAAGCCCACGCTACCATGGCAATCTCAACGTCCGGCGCGAGGGCGTGAACGGCCTGCGCCTGATGTCCGACGCGCGCGACGTCGCCTTTTCGCTCGGCAGTGCGTGCGGCAGCGGGTCGGGCAAGGTCAGCCATGTGCTGCGCGCGATGGGCGTCAGCGAAGCCGACGCGCGCGCCTCGATCCGCCTCGGCTGGGGGCGCTATACGAGCGAGCAGGAGTTGCGCGATGGCCTCTCCGCCATCAGGGCCGCCGCGCGCCTGCAGGGCGTGAACTGA
- a CDS encoding chorismate mutase: MTSAKLPEPKRPEQCETMTEVRAGVDEVDRQLVALLVRRFGYMDAAARIKTDRRTVRDDARKAQVLDNVARAAEAAGLEPARLRAVWNELVEQSIAYEAIQWDCLRANG; this comes from the coding sequence ATGACGTCCGCCAAACTTCCCGAACCCAAACGTCCCGAACAGTGCGAAACCATGACCGAAGTCCGTGCCGGCGTCGACGAGGTCGACCGCCAGCTGGTCGCGCTGCTCGTCCGCCGCTTCGGCTATATGGACGCCGCCGCGCGGATCAAGACCGACCGCCGCACGGTTCGCGACGACGCGCGCAAGGCCCAGGTGCTCGACAATGTCGCGCGCGCGGCCGAAGCCGCCGGGCTGGAGCCCGCGCGGCTGCGGGCGGTGTGGAACGAACTGGTCGAACAGTCGATCGCCTATGAGGCAATCCAGTGGGATTGCCTGCGCGCCAACGGCTGA
- the rpiB gene encoding ribose 5-phosphate isomerase B, whose amino-acid sequence MRIAIASDHAAYELKALLADWLREKGHEVEDLGTNGPESVDYPDYGYRLGAAIADGRAERGVALCGSGIGISISVNRNPAARCALVSEPLSAKLAREHNDANVMAMGARLTGIDMAKACLDAFLSTDFAGDRHARRVDKLSNPPQLETSR is encoded by the coding sequence ATGCGCATCGCCATCGCCTCCGACCACGCCGCTTACGAACTCAAAGCCCTGCTTGCCGACTGGCTGCGCGAAAAAGGACATGAGGTCGAGGACCTGGGCACCAATGGCCCCGAAAGCGTCGATTATCCCGACTATGGCTACCGGCTTGGCGCCGCGATCGCCGATGGCCGCGCGGAACGCGGGGTCGCGCTCTGCGGTTCGGGGATCGGCATTTCGATTTCGGTCAACCGCAACCCCGCCGCACGCTGCGCGCTCGTGTCCGAGCCGCTGTCGGCGAAACTCGCGCGCGAGCATAATGACGCGAACGTCATGGCGATGGGCGCGCGCCTGACCGGCATCGACATGGCGAAAGCCTGCCTCGACGCCTTCCTTTCCACCGATTTCGCCGGCGACCGCCACGCGCGCCGCGTCGACAAATTGTCCAATCCGCCCCAACTGGAGACCAGCCGATGA
- the nrdR gene encoding transcriptional regulator NrdR: MRCPYCGHEDSQVKDSRPTEDGAAIRRRRQCEDCGARFTTFERIQLREVAVLKTGGTREPFDREKLMRSVQIACRKRPIDGARIERLVSGIQRQLETSGESEVHAAQIGAMVMEALKGFDNVAYIRFASVYRDFTEAKDFEEFASTITEAAHKNGS, from the coding sequence ATGCGCTGCCCCTATTGCGGACATGAAGACAGCCAGGTGAAGGACAGCCGTCCGACCGAGGACGGCGCGGCGATCCGCCGCCGCCGCCAGTGCGAGGATTGCGGCGCGCGCTTCACGACCTTCGAGCGCATTCAGCTGCGCGAGGTCGCGGTGCTCAAGACCGGCGGGACGCGCGAGCCCTTCGACCGCGAGAAATTGATGCGCAGCGTCCAGATCGCGTGCCGCAAGCGCCCGATCGACGGCGCGCGCATCGAACGGCTGGTGTCGGGCATCCAGCGCCAGCTCGAAACCTCGGGCGAGAGCGAAGTGCATGCCGCACAGATCGGCGCGATGGTGATGGAGGCGCTCAAGGGTTTCGACAATGTCGCCTATATCCGCTTCGCCAGCGTCTATCGCGACTTCACCGAAGCCAAGGATTTCGAGGAGTTCGCCTCGACGATCACCGAGGCGGCGCACAAGAACGGGTCGTGA
- the lon gene encoding endopeptidase La, whose amino-acid sequence MTQSYPLLPLRDIVVFPHMIVPLFVGRDRSVAALEAAMESDKEIFLVAQLDPGEDDPQRDDLYDTGVIATVLQLLKLPDGTVRVLVEGKERAKLLGLADEDKAVMASVKPIADTADDSVDTAALMRSVVDQFENYAKLNKKMPAETAVQLSQIDDASRLADSVAGNLNIKVSDKQALLVEDAPSKRLEMVFAFMEGELGVLQVEKKIRGRVKRQMEKSQREYYLNEQLKAIQRELGNDNGEGGDDLAELQLKIDSLKMSKEAKAKAQAELKKLRAMAPMSAEATVVRNYLDTLIGLPWGKKSKLKKDIAKAQAILDDDHYALEKVKDRIVEYLAVQARTNKLKGPILCLVGPPGVGKTSLGRSIAKATGREFVRQSLGGVRDEAEIRGHRRTYIGSLPGKIVTNLKKAGTMNPLFLLDEIDKLGQDFRGDPASALLEVLDPEQNAKFQDHYLEIDVDLSDIMFVTTANSLNLPQPLLDRMEIIRLEGYTEDEKVEIAKRHLVAKQVEAHGLKPHEFELTEDGLRDLIRYYTREAGVRTLEREIAKLARKALRRILEGKTESVTITPENLSDFSGVRKYKHGISDLEDQIGAVTGLAWTEVGGELLTIEAVTASGKGQVRTTGKLGEVMTESVQAALSFVKARAPSYGIKPSLFARKDIHIHLPEGAVPKDGPSAGVGMVTAMISTLTGIAVRKDVAMTGEVTLRGRVLAIGGLKEKLLAALRGGIKTVLIPEENEKDLVEIPANITSGLKIIPVSHVDQVLAEALVSPVVPIEWTEADELAASPPVPPGSDPETAIRH is encoded by the coding sequence ATGACGCAATCTTATCCCCTTCTTCCGCTGCGTGACATCGTCGTTTTCCCGCACATGATCGTGCCGCTGTTCGTCGGCCGCGACCGTTCGGTCGCCGCGCTCGAAGCGGCGATGGAATCCGACAAGGAAATCTTCCTCGTCGCCCAGCTCGATCCCGGCGAGGACGACCCGCAGCGCGACGACCTTTACGACACCGGCGTGATCGCCACCGTGTTGCAGCTTCTGAAGCTTCCCGACGGCACCGTCCGTGTGCTCGTCGAGGGCAAGGAGCGTGCGAAGCTGCTCGGCCTCGCAGACGAGGACAAGGCGGTGATGGCGAGCGTCAAGCCGATCGCCGACACCGCCGACGACAGTGTCGATACCGCCGCGCTGATGCGTTCGGTCGTCGATCAGTTCGAAAATTACGCCAAGCTCAACAAGAAGATGCCCGCCGAAACCGCGGTCCAGCTGTCGCAGATCGACGACGCCTCGCGCCTCGCCGATTCGGTTGCGGGGAATCTCAACATCAAGGTTTCCGACAAGCAGGCCTTGCTCGTCGAGGATGCGCCGTCGAAGCGGCTCGAAATGGTCTTCGCCTTCATGGAGGGCGAGCTGGGTGTGTTGCAGGTCGAAAAGAAGATTCGCGGCCGCGTGAAGCGCCAGATGGAAAAGAGCCAGCGCGAATATTATCTCAACGAGCAGTTGAAGGCGATCCAGCGCGAACTCGGCAACGACAATGGCGAGGGCGGCGACGACCTCGCCGAGCTCCAGCTCAAGATCGACAGCCTCAAAATGTCGAAGGAAGCCAAGGCGAAGGCGCAGGCCGAGCTCAAGAAGCTGCGCGCGATGGCGCCGATGTCGGCCGAAGCGACGGTCGTGCGCAACTATCTCGACACGCTGATCGGCCTGCCGTGGGGCAAGAAGTCGAAGCTCAAGAAGGATATCGCCAAGGCGCAGGCGATCCTCGACGACGACCATTATGCGCTCGAAAAGGTCAAGGACCGGATCGTCGAATATCTGGCGGTGCAGGCGCGCACCAACAAGCTGAAGGGCCCGATCCTCTGTCTCGTCGGCCCCCCGGGCGTCGGCAAGACCTCGCTCGGCCGCTCGATCGCGAAGGCGACGGGCCGCGAATTCGTGCGCCAGTCGCTGGGCGGCGTGCGCGACGAAGCCGAAATCCGCGGCCACCGCCGCACCTACATCGGCTCGCTGCCGGGCAAGATCGTGACCAACCTCAAAAAGGCGGGCACGATGAACCCGCTGTTCCTGCTCGACGAGATCGACAAGCTCGGCCAGGATTTCCGCGGGGATCCGGCGTCGGCGCTGCTCGAGGTGCTCGACCCCGAACAGAATGCGAAGTTCCAGGACCATTATCTGGAAATCGACGTCGATCTTTCGGACATCATGTTCGTGACGACGGCCAACTCGCTGAACCTGCCGCAGCCGCTGCTCGACCGCATGGAGATCATCCGGCTCGAAGGCTATACCGAGGACGAGAAGGTCGAGATCGCGAAGCGCCACCTGGTCGCCAAGCAGGTCGAGGCGCACGGGCTGAAGCCGCATGAATTCGAGCTGACCGAGGACGGTCTGCGCGACCTCATCCGCTATTACACCCGCGAGGCGGGCGTGCGCACGCTCGAACGCGAGATCGCCAAGCTTGCGCGCAAGGCGCTGCGTCGCATTCTCGAAGGCAAGACGGAAAGCGTGACGATCACGCCCGAAAACCTCTCCGACTTCTCGGGCGTGCGGAAGTACAAGCATGGCATCAGCGATCTCGAGGATCAGATCGGCGCCGTCACCGGGCTCGCATGGACCGAGGTCGGCGGCGAATTGCTGACGATCGAGGCGGTCACCGCGTCGGGCAAGGGTCAGGTGCGCACGACTGGTAAGCTCGGCGAGGTGATGACCGAGTCGGTGCAGGCGGCGCTTTCCTTCGTGAAGGCGCGCGCGCCGAGCTATGGCATCAAACCCAGCCTGTTCGCGCGCAAGGACATTCACATCCACTTGCCCGAAGGCGCGGTACCGAAGGATGGCCCGTCGGCGGGCGTCGGCATGGTCACCGCGATGATCTCGACCCTCACCGGCATCGCGGTGCGCAAGGATGTCGCGATGACCGGCGAGGTCACGCTGCGCGGCCGTGTGCTCGCGATCGGCGGGCTCAAGGAAAAGCTGCTCGCCGCGCTTCGCGGCGGCATCAAGACGGTGCTGATCCCCGAGGAGAATGAAAAGGACCTTGTTGAAATCCCGGCAAATATCACGAGCGGGCTGAAAATCATCCCGGTCAGTCACGTCGATCAGGTGCTGGCGGAAGCGCTGGTGTCGCCGGTCGTGCCGATCGAATGGACCGAGGCCGACGAGCTGGCCGCGTCGCCGCCGGTGCCGCCGGGAAGCGACCCCGAAACGGCGATTCGGCACTGA
- a CDS encoding 2Fe-2S iron-sulfur cluster-binding protein, with protein sequence MMRVTFIHADGKGRTEAEAEPGSILLDVAQAHLMPLEGTCEGQMACSTCHVIVAKEDFDRLPPASEMEEDMLDLAAGVRRTSRLSCQIVLTDDLDGLTVHIPAESRNMQGPR encoded by the coding sequence CTGATGCGCGTCACCTTCATCCACGCCGACGGCAAGGGGCGCACCGAGGCCGAAGCCGAGCCGGGCTCGATCCTGCTCGACGTCGCGCAGGCGCATCTGATGCCGCTCGAAGGGACGTGCGAGGGCCAGATGGCCTGCTCGACCTGCCATGTCATCGTGGCGAAAGAGGATTTCGACCGCCTGCCGCCCGCGAGCGAGATGGAAGAGGATATGCTCGACCTCGCCGCCGGAGTGCGCCGCACCAGCCGCCTGTCGTGCCAGATCGTCCTGACCGACGATCTCGACGGGCTGACCGTCCATATCCCGGCCGAAAGCCGCAATATGCAGGGGCCGCGGTGA
- a CDS encoding TrmH family RNA methyltransferase → MTFWVYLLHCADRSYYTGHTDDLDKRVYQHQEGVLGGYTSTRRSIELVWAEAFDTREEAKAAELKIKNWSRTKKEALIARDWDRLKRASVPPAERRARASTSLGGAPRLRSGIREEESAETRAAPPPVIVLVRPQLGENIGKAARAMLNFGLTELRLVAPRDGWPNPDAGPAASGADDVLAEARVFDTLADAVADCTAIYATTVRKRGVTKPVLTPEAAAREVHASAGRAAYVFGPERSGLETDDVTLAHKIVTVPINPEFASLNLAQAVILLAYEWSKGVALASPPEVPLDPPAEHGVLEEFTQHLVRDLDKSGYFFPPERREMTLRTLRTALTKTGWSYNDIRMMHGIITALGRTPRSR, encoded by the coding sequence ATGACTTTTTGGGTTTATCTTCTGCACTGCGCCGACCGCAGCTATTACACCGGCCATACCGACGATCTGGACAAGCGCGTCTATCAACATCAAGAAGGCGTTCTGGGTGGCTATACATCGACGCGCCGGTCCATCGAACTCGTCTGGGCCGAAGCGTTCGACACCCGCGAAGAAGCCAAGGCGGCCGAGCTCAAGATCAAAAATTGGTCGCGCACCAAAAAGGAAGCCCTGATAGCGAGGGACTGGGACCGGTTGAAACGTGCGTCCGTTCCGCCGGCCGAGCGCCGAGCCCGCGCCTCGACTTCGCTCGGCGGAGCCCCTCGTCTTCGCTCGGGGATACGGGAAGAGGAGAGCGCCGAAACGCGGGCCGCACCGCCCCCCGTCATCGTCCTCGTTCGTCCGCAGCTTGGTGAGAACATCGGCAAGGCGGCGCGCGCGATGCTCAATTTCGGTCTCACCGAACTGCGTCTCGTCGCCCCGCGCGATGGCTGGCCGAACCCCGATGCGGGCCCGGCGGCGTCGGGCGCGGACGATGTGCTGGCCGAGGCCCGGGTTTTCGATACGCTCGCTGACGCGGTCGCCGATTGCACGGCCATCTATGCCACCACCGTGCGCAAGCGGGGCGTGACCAAGCCCGTGCTCACTCCCGAAGCCGCGGCGCGCGAGGTCCACGCCAGCGCGGGGCGCGCGGCCTATGTCTTCGGGCCCGAACGCTCAGGGCTCGAAACCGACGACGTGACGCTGGCGCACAAGATTGTCACCGTTCCGATCAACCCCGAATTTGCTTCACTGAACCTTGCGCAGGCGGTGATCCTGCTAGCCTATGAATGGTCCAAGGGCGTCGCGCTGGCGAGCCCGCCCGAAGTGCCGCTGGATCCCCCGGCGGAACATGGCGTGCTCGAAGAATTCACCCAGCACCTGGTCCGCGACCTCGACAAGAGCGGTTATTTCTTTCCGCCCGAACGGCGTGAAATGACACTGCGGACCTTGCGCACCGCACTGACCAAGACGGGCTGGTCGTATAATGACATCCGCATGATGCACGGCATTATTACGGCGCTTGGCCGGACGCCAAGATCACGTTGA